One window of Akkermansia biwaensis genomic DNA carries:
- the sufC gene encoding Fe-S cluster assembly ATPase SufC, translated as MSLVIKNLHASVQGTEILKGINLEIPKGEVHAIMGPNGSGKSTLSKVLCGHPDYEVTDGEVWLDGQNLLDMSIDERSRAGLFLAFQYPMEVPGVSNANFLRAAMQARMPQGEELDAVTFYKMLYAKMDQLGMSRQFTSRAVNEGFSGGEKKRNEVLQMLLLDPLYAILDETDSGLDIDALRIVSEGVNSMRSPFRSFLVITHYKRLLDYIKPDVVHVLAGGRIVRTGGGELVDELESRGYEFLKETEGATNA; from the coding sequence ATGAGCTTGGTCATTAAAAATTTGCACGCCAGCGTGCAAGGCACGGAAATTCTTAAAGGCATCAATCTTGAAATCCCCAAGGGGGAAGTGCACGCCATCATGGGGCCGAACGGCTCCGGGAAAAGCACGCTCTCCAAAGTCCTCTGCGGCCATCCGGACTACGAGGTGACGGACGGGGAAGTCTGGCTGGACGGACAAAATCTGCTGGACATGAGCATTGACGAACGCAGCCGTGCCGGCCTTTTTCTGGCCTTCCAATACCCCATGGAAGTTCCCGGCGTGTCAAACGCCAACTTCCTGCGTGCGGCCATGCAGGCGCGCATGCCCCAGGGGGAGGAACTTGACGCCGTCACGTTCTACAAGATGCTTTACGCGAAAATGGACCAGCTCGGCATGTCCCGCCAATTCACCTCCCGCGCCGTGAATGAAGGCTTTTCCGGCGGGGAGAAAAAACGCAACGAAGTCCTCCAGATGCTCCTACTGGACCCCCTTTACGCCATTCTGGACGAAACGGACTCCGGCCTGGACATCGACGCCCTCCGCATCGTCTCCGAAGGGGTCAACTCCATGCGCTCCCCCTTCCGCAGCTTCCTGGTGATCACCCACTACAAACGCCTGCTGGACTACATCAAGCCGGACGTGGTCCACGTGCTGGCCGGCGGACGAATTGTCCGCACCGGGGGCGGAGAACTGGTGGACGAACTGGAAAGCAGGGGATATGAATTCCTGAAGGAAACCGAAGGAGCGACCAACGCATAA
- a CDS encoding Fur family transcriptional regulator, with protein sequence MKYKTSSKTDTSDAVKTASTLPVISGLRLTKQRQEVYQVLLEQRDHPTANEVYHRVRKKLPSISLATVYNCLEALVNHGLVNQVNFERSSSRFCPNLVDHGHFQDTRTGRIYDITIKEGVDLREFINLPDDVCVEEAQITLRGSIITPQG encoded by the coding sequence ATGAAATATAAAACGAGTTCCAAAACAGATACCTCAGACGCCGTAAAAACGGCTTCTACCCTTCCAGTCATTTCCGGCTTGAGACTCACCAAGCAACGGCAGGAAGTATACCAGGTCCTTCTGGAACAGCGCGACCACCCCACAGCCAATGAAGTCTACCACCGGGTCCGCAAAAAACTCCCCAGCATCTCCCTGGCGACGGTTTACAACTGCTTGGAGGCTTTGGTAAACCATGGCCTTGTCAATCAGGTCAACTTTGAACGCAGTTCCTCCCGCTTTTGTCCCAACCTCGTCGATCACGGCCACTTCCAGGACACCCGGACCGGCCGGATTTACGACATTACCATCAAGGAAGGCGTGGACCTGAGGGAATTCATCAATCTGCCCGACGACGTATGCGTGGAAGAGGCCCAAATCACCTTGAGGGGTTCCATCATTACACCGCAGGGTTAA
- the rpmA gene encoding 50S ribosomal protein L27, which translates to MAHKKGQGSVKNGRDSRSKRLGVKKFGGQEVIAGNIIIRQRGTKWHPGKGVGMGRDYTIFSLVDGRVFFDREGRRVNVAPETESAN; encoded by the coding sequence ATGGCTCACAAGAAAGGTCAGGGTTCTGTCAAGAACGGTCGCGACTCCCGCAGCAAGCGCCTCGGCGTGAAAAAATTCGGCGGCCAGGAAGTAATCGCGGGCAACATCATCATCCGCCAGCGCGGCACCAAGTGGCACCCCGGCAAGGGAGTGGGCATGGGCCGTGACTACACCATCTTCTCCCTGGTGGACGGCCGCGTGTTCTTCGACCGTGAAGGCCGCCGCGTCAATGTAGCTCCGGAAACCGAGTCCGCCAACTAA
- the rplU gene encoding 50S ribosomal protein L21 → MAYAIFKTGGKQYRVQKGDVIDVECINTLEEGAEASFDQVLMVENDGNVILGSPTVEGATVSAKVVSQFRGKKIIAFKFKRRKGFHKKKGSRRAMTKLEITDIKA, encoded by the coding sequence ATGGCATACGCAATTTTCAAAACAGGTGGCAAGCAGTACCGCGTCCAGAAGGGCGACGTGATCGACGTTGAATGCATCAATACCCTTGAAGAGGGTGCCGAAGCAAGCTTCGATCAGGTGCTTATGGTGGAAAATGACGGAAACGTGATCCTCGGCTCCCCGACGGTGGAAGGCGCCACCGTCTCCGCCAAGGTAGTCAGCCAATTCCGCGGCAAAAAGATTATCGCCTTCAAATTCAAGCGCCGCAAGGGCTTCCACAAGAAAAAAGGTTCCCGCCGCGCCATGACGAAGCTGGAAATCACCGACATCAAAGCCTAA
- the tsaE gene encoding tRNA (adenosine(37)-N6)-threonylcarbamoyltransferase complex ATPase subunit type 1 TsaE — protein sequence MRSPEEMRALGREIGKILMPGEVLGVVGELGAGKTHLTQGIMEGLGSTDAAASPTFSLVHEHRGGRLGACHFDFYRLRDESELFGIGWDEYLDGDAVLVVEWANLFPDALPEDASWLLLEHAGECLRRVSLASRS from the coding sequence ATGCGTTCTCCGGAAGAAATGCGGGCTCTCGGGCGGGAAATAGGTAAAATTTTAATGCCTGGAGAGGTGCTGGGCGTGGTAGGAGAGCTGGGGGCGGGGAAAACGCATCTGACTCAGGGGATTATGGAGGGGCTGGGGAGCACGGATGCCGCCGCCAGCCCCACGTTTTCCCTGGTGCATGAACACCGGGGCGGACGGCTGGGGGCCTGCCATTTTGATTTTTACCGGCTGCGGGACGAGTCCGAGCTTTTCGGGATAGGCTGGGACGAGTATCTGGACGGAGACGCCGTACTGGTCGTGGAATGGGCCAACCTGTTTCCGGATGCGTTGCCGGAGGACGCCTCCTGGCTGCTGCTGGAGCATGCGGGAGAATGTTTGCGCAGGGTTTCCCTGGCTTCCCGTTCGTAA
- a CDS encoding alpha/beta hydrolase, which produces MPLMKRKGWKIWTTVLLIAGMVLACTHCSVRSLVYLPPQPKDKTAYLQKRAEWEPHRRTFHREGASLSGWLIEKKGQPLLVYYGGNAMDISMMLPYLDQFPHAKLLVNYRGYGLSTGSPTEQAIMGDSLAILDDVLKETGRTPDDVILVGQSLGSGVATQIASVRNVKKLVLLVPFDSLLETARDLFPYLPVKLILPDHFRSDLAAPKVSCPVSILAAGSDEVIPPAHAKRLRDCFSTPVNYQEFPGAMHNTIWHSPGFDRAFAKSIGY; this is translated from the coding sequence ATGCCCCTGATGAAACGGAAAGGATGGAAAATCTGGACAACGGTTCTGCTGATTGCTGGCATGGTGCTGGCGTGCACCCATTGTTCCGTCCGTTCCCTGGTCTATCTGCCTCCCCAGCCCAAGGACAAGACCGCCTATCTGCAAAAACGCGCCGAGTGGGAACCCCACAGGCGCACCTTCCACCGGGAAGGAGCCAGTCTCAGCGGATGGCTCATTGAAAAAAAAGGACAGCCCCTTCTTGTTTACTACGGAGGCAACGCCATGGACATCTCCATGATGCTGCCCTATCTGGATCAATTCCCCCACGCCAAGCTTCTTGTCAACTATCGCGGCTACGGCCTCAGTACCGGCAGTCCCACGGAACAGGCCATCATGGGAGATTCCCTGGCCATCCTGGACGACGTGCTGAAGGAAACGGGAAGAACCCCGGACGACGTCATTCTGGTAGGCCAGAGCCTCGGCTCCGGGGTAGCCACCCAGATCGCCTCCGTCCGGAATGTAAAAAAACTGGTACTTCTGGTTCCCTTTGACAGCCTGCTGGAGACCGCCAGGGACCTCTTCCCCTACCTGCCCGTCAAGCTCATTCTGCCCGACCACTTCCGTTCCGACCTGGCGGCTCCCAAAGTCTCCTGCCCCGTCAGCATCCTGGCGGCGGGATCGGATGAAGTCATTCCTCCGGCTCATGCCAAGCGGCTGCGCGACTGCTTCTCCACTCCCGTCAACTATCAGGAATTCCCTGGGGCTATGCACAACACCATCTGGCACAGCCCAGGATTTGACAGGGCATTCGCCAAAAGCATCGGTTACTGA
- a CDS encoding NPCBM/NEW2 domain-containing protein, whose protein sequence is MSYRMFSWCFAAACMTGMSFETCRSAEEVPPPARMAVEVPAASLLMARQETGQTRLDRSFKDAELSIGGKKYARGIGTHATSMIPLPVPSIQGGRVVSFEGACGVDDGTDGEGSVEFRVMSGSEVLWSSGVMKRGMPAKKFSVKVAANGLKNLYLMADRVENNSYDHADWVDLAWRIGKEGGTMQAAVMNVAKFGMIPGVRKDQGPALRAAISALRRRGGGVLSIPRGVYHFYPDGALDMSFYISNHDQPLVHPVCVPLTDLNDVRVEGNGSLFLFHGKVIPLLIMDSENVTVERLAVDYERPYYSEGSVTSVDDQFTEVEIDKKTYPYEIKNNKFVFIGEGWREGMASCMAFEKGTGHIIANTADIGWNGHVEPVGGNRLKLKWDLKKRGIKPGDTLVFRNYNRPHPGCVIYRARKTRLNNVALHQSTGMALLAQRSEDISIKGGGVFIRKGTKRVHTSGADATHFSNTRGEIIVEKALFEGMMDDAINVHSTCLGIQEVVDSHTLRCRYMHRQAVGFEVFLPGEKIRFINGPTLEPRETGTVKSAVKTNEKELLITLEEPLPGGVKAGDAVENADFYPSVVFRNNIVRNNRARGTLFTTPEKVLVEGNLFDHSSGAAILLAGDAQGWYESGACHEVVIRRNTFINNLTSRYQFTNAIISIYPEVKQLNNQKDYYHRNILIEDNVFKTFDVPLLFAISAENIKFINNRIIYNNDYKGWGQKPFQFRRCANIRIKGNRVEPPRTWTIADCKLENTPASQVHMDE, encoded by the coding sequence ATGTCTTACAGAATGTTCTCCTGGTGTTTTGCGGCGGCCTGCATGACCGGCATGTCTTTTGAGACGTGCCGGAGTGCTGAAGAAGTCCCCCCTCCTGCTCGGATGGCCGTGGAAGTGCCTGCCGCCAGCCTGCTGATGGCGCGGCAAGAGACTGGGCAGACCAGGCTGGACAGGTCTTTTAAAGATGCCGAACTGAGCATAGGCGGCAAGAAGTATGCAAGGGGCATTGGCACGCATGCCACTTCCATGATTCCCCTTCCGGTGCCGAGTATTCAGGGAGGAAGAGTGGTGAGCTTTGAAGGCGCGTGCGGCGTGGATGACGGTACTGACGGGGAGGGAAGCGTTGAGTTCCGCGTCATGAGCGGCTCGGAGGTACTGTGGAGTTCCGGAGTCATGAAACGGGGCATGCCTGCCAAGAAGTTTTCCGTGAAAGTGGCCGCCAACGGCCTGAAAAACCTGTATTTGATGGCGGACAGGGTGGAGAATAATTCTTATGATCACGCGGACTGGGTGGATCTGGCCTGGAGGATCGGAAAGGAAGGAGGAACCATGCAGGCGGCCGTAATGAACGTAGCCAAGTTCGGAATGATTCCCGGTGTCAGGAAGGACCAGGGACCGGCTTTGCGCGCCGCCATTTCCGCCCTGAGAAGAAGGGGCGGAGGCGTTTTGAGCATTCCCAGAGGGGTGTATCATTTTTATCCGGATGGAGCACTGGACATGAGTTTTTACATTTCCAATCACGACCAGCCCCTCGTTCATCCGGTGTGCGTGCCTTTGACGGACCTGAACGATGTCCGGGTTGAAGGGAATGGTTCCCTGTTCCTGTTTCACGGGAAGGTGATTCCGCTGCTGATCATGGATAGCGAGAACGTCACTGTGGAGCGCCTGGCAGTCGATTATGAACGCCCCTATTATTCCGAAGGAAGCGTGACCAGTGTGGATGACCAATTCACGGAAGTGGAGATAGACAAGAAAACCTACCCGTACGAAATCAAGAACAACAAATTTGTCTTTATCGGGGAGGGCTGGAGGGAAGGCATGGCCAGCTGCATGGCTTTTGAGAAGGGAACGGGGCATATCATCGCCAATACGGCGGACATCGGATGGAACGGCCATGTGGAGCCCGTGGGAGGAAACCGCCTCAAGCTGAAATGGGACCTCAAGAAAAGAGGGATCAAGCCCGGCGATACGCTGGTATTCCGGAATTACAACCGCCCCCATCCGGGATGCGTGATTTACCGGGCGCGGAAGACGCGTCTGAATAACGTAGCCCTGCATCAAAGCACCGGCATGGCGCTGCTGGCGCAGCGATCGGAGGATATCAGCATCAAGGGAGGGGGAGTTTTCATCAGAAAGGGGACGAAGCGCGTACACACGTCCGGAGCGGACGCTACGCATTTTTCCAATACCCGTGGTGAAATTATTGTGGAAAAAGCTTTGTTTGAAGGAATGATGGATGACGCCATCAATGTCCATTCCACCTGCCTGGGAATTCAGGAGGTGGTGGACAGCCACACTCTGAGATGCAGGTATATGCACCGCCAGGCCGTAGGCTTTGAAGTATTCCTTCCCGGTGAAAAAATCCGTTTTATCAACGGTCCCACCTTGGAACCGCGAGAAACGGGGACCGTAAAATCAGCCGTCAAAACGAATGAAAAGGAATTGCTGATCACACTGGAGGAACCTCTCCCCGGCGGGGTAAAGGCGGGCGATGCCGTTGAAAATGCTGATTTTTATCCGTCTGTCGTGTTCCGGAACAATATTGTCCGCAACAACCGGGCGCGGGGCACCCTGTTTACCACTCCTGAAAAGGTGCTGGTGGAAGGCAATCTGTTTGACCATTCCTCCGGCGCTGCCATCCTGCTGGCCGGAGATGCCCAGGGCTGGTATGAAAGCGGCGCCTGCCACGAGGTGGTGATCCGCAGGAATACGTTCATCAACAACCTGACCTCCCGCTACCAGTTCACCAACGCGATCATTTCCATTTATCCGGAGGTCAAGCAGCTGAACAACCAGAAGGACTATTACCACCGCAACATTCTTATTGAGGACAATGTGTTTAAAACCTTCGATGTTCCCTTGCTGTTTGCCATTTCCGCGGAAAATATCAAGTTCATCAACAACAGGATTATTTACAACAACGATTACAAGGGGTGGGGACAGAAGCCCTTCCAGTTCAGAAGATGCGCCAATATCCGGATCAAGGGCAACCGGGTGGAACCGCCGCGCACGTGGACCATAGCCGACTGCAAACTGGAGAATACGCCGGCAAGCCAGGTGCACATGGATGAGTGA
- a CDS encoding polyphosphate kinase 2 family protein, translating into MEIPSHLIKRCKKFIEPYRVTDGKGFKLSHHDPGDLGKLDKDSKKEAVEKLEKGIELLGQLQEVLYASESYALLVILQAMDSAGKDGIVKHVMGGINPQGCVVSSFKYPSTVERSHDFLWRCVMRLPQRGMIGIFNRSYYEEVLSVRVHPEYLAGEGFDPGQAGKAFWKERYRSINNLERHLHANKTRFVKIFLHLSYEEQRKRLLARLDTPDKNWKFSEGDIHEREYWDGYQKAFEEMIRNTATPDAPWYVVPADNKWYSRLVCLCAIAGALTDMKLKYPQVSGELKSFFPRFREELEYPPDRDKK; encoded by the coding sequence ATGGAAATTCCTTCCCATTTGATCAAACGCTGCAAGAAGTTCATTGAGCCTTACCGTGTGACGGACGGCAAAGGATTTAAATTGTCCCATCATGATCCGGGGGATCTGGGCAAGCTGGACAAGGACAGCAAGAAGGAAGCCGTTGAGAAGCTTGAAAAAGGCATCGAATTGCTGGGACAGTTGCAGGAGGTGCTTTACGCCAGCGAGTCCTATGCCCTGCTGGTAATTTTGCAGGCAATGGACAGTGCCGGCAAGGACGGGATTGTCAAGCATGTGATGGGAGGAATCAATCCCCAGGGATGTGTGGTGAGCAGTTTCAAGTATCCTTCCACTGTGGAACGGAGCCACGATTTTTTGTGGAGGTGCGTGATGCGCCTGCCGCAGAGAGGCATGATCGGCATTTTCAACCGTTCCTATTACGAGGAGGTGCTGAGCGTGCGCGTGCATCCGGAATACCTTGCGGGGGAAGGATTTGATCCGGGCCAGGCAGGCAAGGCTTTCTGGAAGGAGAGATACAGGTCCATCAATAACCTGGAACGCCATTTGCATGCCAATAAAACGCGGTTTGTGAAAATCTTTCTCCATCTTTCCTATGAGGAGCAGAGGAAGCGCCTTCTGGCGCGCCTGGATACTCCCGACAAGAATTGGAAGTTTTCAGAAGGGGATATCCATGAGCGCGAATATTGGGACGGCTACCAGAAGGCTTTTGAAGAGATGATACGGAATACGGCCACTCCGGATGCTCCCTGGTATGTGGTTCCGGCGGACAACAAGTGGTATTCCCGGCTGGTCTGCCTGTGTGCGATTGCAGGCGCCCTGACGGATATGAAGCTGAAATATCCGCAAGTGTCCGGGGAGTTGAAGTCTTTCTTCCCCAGATTCCGGGAGGAACTGGAATATCCGCCGGACAGGGATAAGAAGTGA